Proteins from a genomic interval of Brucella melitensis bv. 1 str. 16M:
- a CDS encoding ABC transporter substrate-binding protein — MKFARLALMGGIFATVAFTVGPAFARDLTVASWGGNYQDAQREIYFKPFAEKTGKPLLDESWDGGYGVIQSKVKAGSPNWDVVQVEAEELALGCADGLYEKIDWDKVGGKDKFLDSAVNDCGVGAIVWSTAIAYNGDKLKDGPKSWADFWDVKKFPGKRSLRKSAKYTLEFALMADGVDKDDVYDVLSTPEGVDRAFKKLDELKPHIVWWEAGAQPLQLLASDEVVMASAYNGRITGINRSEGKNFKVVWPGSIYAVDSWVILKGAENKDAGLDFIAFASEPEHQVKLPKYVAYGLPNKEAAAKVPEEYAADLPTAKANMKDALALDVDFWIDHSEELTKRFNAWLAQ, encoded by the coding sequence ATGAAGTTTGCTCGCCTTGCCCTTATGGGCGGAATTTTCGCTACCGTTGCCTTCACCGTCGGCCCCGCCTTCGCGCGCGACCTTACCGTCGCGTCATGGGGCGGCAACTATCAGGATGCGCAGCGCGAAATCTATTTCAAACCTTTTGCGGAAAAGACCGGCAAGCCGCTGCTCGATGAATCATGGGATGGCGGTTACGGGGTCATCCAGTCAAAAGTGAAGGCCGGCTCGCCGAATTGGGACGTGGTTCAGGTCGAGGCGGAGGAGCTGGCGCTCGGTTGCGCCGATGGTCTTTATGAAAAGATCGACTGGGACAAGGTGGGCGGCAAGGACAAATTCCTCGACAGTGCGGTCAATGATTGCGGGGTTGGCGCCATCGTCTGGTCCACTGCCATAGCTTATAATGGCGACAAGCTGAAGGATGGGCCGAAATCCTGGGCGGATTTCTGGGATGTGAAGAAGTTTCCGGGCAAGCGATCGCTGCGCAAGAGTGCGAAATACACGCTGGAATTCGCGCTTATGGCTGATGGCGTCGACAAGGATGACGTTTATGACGTCCTTTCCACGCCGGAAGGCGTGGACCGCGCCTTCAAGAAGCTCGATGAGCTGAAGCCACATATCGTGTGGTGGGAAGCCGGTGCGCAGCCCTTGCAATTGCTGGCGTCGGACGAGGTGGTGATGGCATCGGCTTATAATGGCCGCATCACTGGCATCAACCGTTCCGAAGGCAAGAATTTCAAGGTCGTCTGGCCGGGCAGCATCTATGCGGTGGATAGCTGGGTGATTCTGAAGGGGGCTGAAAATAAGGATGCGGGCCTGGATTTCATTGCCTTTGCCAGTGAGCCCGAACATCAGGTCAAGCTGCCGAAATATGTTGCCTACGGCCTGCCGAACAAGGAAGCGGCAGCCAAGGTGCCGGAGGAATATGCAGCAGACCTGCCCACGGCCAAAGCAAACATGAAGGATGCCCTCGCGCTCGATGTTGATTTCTGGATCGACCATTCAGAAGAGCTGACGAAGCGTTTCAACGCCTGGCTGGCGCAATAA
- a CDS encoding DUF3597 domain-containing protein — protein MGIFDKIKNAIWGEAQAATPTAETPAATPSTPAAPVPAAGSAAPASGSVDVGAILDAAVKKSGQALNWKTSIVDLIKALGLDSSLQHRKELAQELGYTGDINDSATMNVWLHKQVIQKLKDSGGKLPAGL, from the coding sequence ATGGGCATTTTCGACAAGATCAAAAACGCCATTTGGGGAGAAGCACAGGCTGCGACGCCAACTGCGGAAACTCCAGCAGCAACACCTTCGACGCCCGCTGCTCCCGTGCCGGCAGCCGGTTCCGCAGCGCCTGCCAGCGGCAGTGTCGATGTCGGTGCAATCCTTGATGCCGCCGTCAAGAAAAGCGGCCAGGCACTCAACTGGAAGACTTCCATCGTCGATCTCATAAAGGCGCTCGGCCTCGACAGCAGCCTCCAGCACCGCAAGGAACTGGCGCAGGAGCTTGGCTATACCGGCGACATCAATGATTCTGCGACAATGAATGTCTGGCTGCACAAACAGGTGATCCAGAAACTGAAGGATAGCGGCGGAAAACTGCCTGCTGGCTTATAA
- the minE gene encoding cell division topological specificity factor MinE, giving the protein MSIFRFFTRQQASAPQARERLQVLLAHERASYGGQSDLVAVLREEILAVIAKHIKVDREKVSVKMDRGDQVSTLEVDIELPLTAKKGRAA; this is encoded by the coding sequence ATGAGCATATTTCGTTTTTTTACGAGACAGCAGGCTTCAGCGCCGCAGGCACGTGAGCGTTTGCAGGTACTGCTTGCCCATGAGCGCGCCTCCTATGGCGGCCAATCCGACCTCGTGGCCGTTCTGCGCGAAGAAATTCTTGCGGTCATCGCCAAGCATATCAAGGTCGATCGCGAGAAAGTCAGCGTCAAGATGGATCGCGGAGATCAGGTCTCGACGCTGGAGGTCGATATCGAACTTCCACTGACGGCGAAAAAGGGGCGCGCGGCGTGA
- the minD gene encoding septum site-determining protein MinD, translated as MGKVIVVTSGKGGVGKTTSTAALGAALAQRNEKVVVVDFDVGLRNLDLVIGAERRVVYDFVNVIQGDAKLTQALIRDKRLETLYLLPASQTRDKDTLTEEGVDLVIDQLKKSFDWVICDSPAGIERGATLAMRHADVAVVVTNPEVSSVRDSDRIIGLLDSKTLKAERGEKMDKHLLLTRYDPSRAERGDMLKVEDVLEILSIPLLGIIPESQDVLRASNVGSPVTLADQRSAPAMAYLDAARRLAGEDVPMNVPSEKRGLLGKLFGRRAA; from the coding sequence ATGGGAAAAGTTATCGTAGTGACCTCTGGTAAAGGAGGTGTCGGCAAGACAACCTCCACAGCCGCGCTCGGCGCGGCCTTGGCCCAGAGGAATGAGAAGGTCGTGGTCGTCGATTTCGATGTAGGCCTGCGCAACCTCGACCTCGTCATAGGGGCCGAGCGGCGCGTGGTTTATGATTTCGTCAATGTCATTCAGGGTGATGCCAAGCTGACGCAGGCCCTGATCCGTGACAAGCGGCTGGAGACGCTTTATCTCCTTCCGGCTTCGCAGACCCGCGACAAGGACACGCTGACCGAAGAGGGCGTGGATCTTGTCATCGACCAGTTGAAGAAAAGCTTCGACTGGGTGATCTGCGACAGCCCTGCGGGGATCGAACGCGGCGCGACGCTGGCGATGCGCCATGCGGATGTGGCTGTGGTCGTCACCAATCCGGAAGTGTCTTCCGTGCGCGATTCCGACCGGATCATCGGCCTGCTCGATTCCAAGACGCTGAAGGCTGAACGCGGCGAGAAGATGGACAAGCATCTCCTGCTCACGCGCTACGACCCCAGCCGCGCCGAACGCGGCGACATGCTGAAGGTCGAGGATGTTCTGGAAATCCTGTCGATTCCGCTGCTCGGTATCATCCCGGAAAGCCAGGATGTGCTGCGCGCATCGAATGTCGGCTCGCCCGTGACGCTCGCCGACCAGCGCAGTGCACCGGCTATGGCCTATCTGGATGCTGCCCGCCGGCTTGCCGGTGAGGATGTTCCGATGAATGTGCCGTCTGAAAAGCGCGGCCTTCTGGGTAAACTCTTCGGAAGGAGAGCGGCATGA
- the minC gene encoding septum site-determining protein MinC, giving the protein MNQVLTETRPIRLKGRSFLAMVLSPELPLDGWLERLDDLARRSSGFFLGRPVVLDMENLAIERAQLVYLLQALNDRGVWIMGVEGARPSLLGPGMPPAMRGGQPAADFEAPAGEPQANPGAPEPQISQAVRAPGHAVHAMPSMVITEPVRSGQSVYFPEGDVTIVGSVASGAEVVAGGSIHIYGTLRGRALAGTAGNTSARIFCRKLEAELVAIDGLYKTAEDLEPRFRGQAVQLWLDGDYMMIDTLS; this is encoded by the coding sequence ATGAATCAAGTGCTAACAGAAACTCGCCCGATCCGCCTTAAAGGGCGGTCCTTTCTTGCAATGGTGCTCTCGCCGGAACTTCCGCTCGACGGCTGGCTGGAGCGCCTGGACGATCTCGCCCGGCGTTCCTCCGGTTTTTTCCTCGGGCGCCCGGTTGTGCTCGATATGGAAAACCTTGCCATCGAACGTGCGCAGCTCGTCTATCTGTTGCAGGCGTTGAACGATCGCGGCGTCTGGATCATGGGCGTGGAAGGCGCGCGGCCTTCGCTTCTCGGGCCGGGAATGCCGCCTGCCATGCGCGGCGGCCAGCCCGCAGCCGATTTTGAAGCACCCGCTGGTGAGCCGCAGGCAAATCCTGGCGCGCCGGAACCGCAGATTTCGCAAGCCGTGCGTGCGCCAGGCCATGCCGTGCACGCCATGCCTTCGATGGTTATCACCGAGCCGGTCCGTTCCGGCCAGTCGGTCTATTTCCCGGAAGGGGATGTCACAATTGTCGGTTCGGTTGCTTCGGGTGCGGAAGTGGTCGCAGGCGGTTCGATCCATATTTACGGCACGCTGCGCGGGCGGGCGCTGGCGGGGACGGCGGGGAATACGAGTGCGCGAATTTTCTGTCGCAAGCTCGAAGCGGAATTGGTTGCCATCGATGGTCTCTACAAGACCGCCGAGGATCTGGAGCCGAGGTTCCGCGGACAGGCCGTCCAGCTCTGGCTCGACGGCGATTACATGATGATTGATACATTGAGCTGA
- the nrdF gene encoding class 1b ribonucleoside-diphosphate reductase subunit beta has translation MNMQHKTATKGRPASVRAINWNRIEDDKDLEVWNRLTGNFWLPEKVPLSNDIQSWETLKPQEKQLTTRVFTGLTLLDTIQNAVGAVKLMDDALTPHEEAVLSNISFMEAVHARSYSSIFSTLCLTPDVDDAYRWSEENEFLQRKSTLILDQYHADDPLKKKIASVFLESFLFYSGFYLPMYWSSRAKLTNTADLIRLIIRDEAVHGYYIGYKFQRALEVLSEEKRQEIKDFAFELLLELYDNEVRYTEALYDGVGLTEDVKKFLHYNANKALMNLGYEALFPAEACKVNPAILSALSPNADENHDFFSGSGSSYVIGKAVATEDEDWAF, from the coding sequence ATGAATATGCAACATAAAACCGCGACCAAAGGCAGGCCCGCTTCCGTGCGCGCCATCAACTGGAACCGCATCGAGGATGATAAGGATCTGGAAGTCTGGAACCGGCTCACAGGCAATTTCTGGCTGCCGGAAAAAGTGCCGCTTTCCAACGACATCCAATCGTGGGAAACGCTGAAACCGCAGGAAAAGCAATTGACGACCCGTGTTTTTACCGGGTTGACGCTTCTCGATACGATCCAGAATGCGGTGGGTGCGGTGAAGCTGATGGACGATGCGCTGACACCGCATGAGGAAGCCGTGCTTTCCAATATTTCCTTCATGGAAGCCGTGCATGCGCGGTCATATTCGTCTATTTTTTCAACGCTTTGCCTGACGCCGGACGTGGACGATGCCTATCGCTGGTCGGAGGAAAACGAATTCCTGCAAAGAAAATCCACTTTGATCCTCGACCAGTATCACGCAGACGATCCCTTGAAAAAGAAGATCGCCAGCGTGTTTCTGGAAAGCTTCCTGTTCTATTCGGGCTTCTATCTGCCGATGTATTGGTCAAGCAGGGCAAAGCTTACCAACACGGCCGATCTCATCCGCCTTATCATCCGCGATGAAGCCGTGCATGGCTATTATATCGGATATAAGTTCCAGCGTGCGCTGGAGGTTCTGTCCGAGGAGAAAAGGCAGGAAATAAAGGATTTCGCCTTTGAGCTTCTGCTGGAACTCTATGACAATGAGGTGCGCTATACCGAGGCTCTCTACGATGGCGTGGGGCTGACGGAGGACGTCAAAAAATTCCTGCATTACAATGCCAACAAGGCGCTTATGAACCTTGGATATGAGGCGCTTTTCCCGGCTGAAGCCTGCAAGGTCAACCCGGCGATCCTTTCGGCACTTTCACCGAATGCTGATGAAAATCATGATTTCTTCTCAGGCTCCGGTTCATCCTATGTGATAGGCAAGGCGGTCGCCACGGAAGACGAAGACTGGGCTTTCTGA
- the nrdE gene encoding class 1b ribonucleoside-diphosphate reductase subunit alpha yields the protein MDTPDTSLIREREAEAVQGAPEPVAMTAGKPAKSSDGLDYHALNAMLNLYDEDGKIQLDCDRQAARQYFLQHVNQNTVFFHNLREKLDYLVAEGYYEQTVLDQYSFNFVRDLFDEAYARKFRFPTFLGAFKYYTSYTLKTFDGKRYLERYEDRVCMVALTLARGDEQLARDLVEEIISGRYQPATPTFLNAGKKQRGELVSCFLLRVEDNMESIGRSINSALQLSKRGGGVALCLTNLREAGAPIKQIENQSSGIIPVMKLLEDSFSYANQLGARQGAGAVYLHAHHPDIMRFLDTKRENADEKIRIKTLSLGVVIPDITFELARNNEDMYLFSPYDVQRVYGVPLTEISVTEKYREMVNDAQIAKKKINAREFFQVLAEIQFESGYPYIMFEDTVNRANPIDGRITMSNLCSEILQVSEASLFHEDLSYEYLGKDISCNLGSLNIAAAMDAPDFGKTIETSIRALTAVSDMSHIGCVPSVARGNAESHAIGLGQMNLHGYLARERIFYGSEEGVDFTNIYFYTVAYHAVRASNRIAVETGKSFKGFEKSKYASGEYFDKYTDQAWAPATEKVRRIFEDAGIAIPTQDDWCALKKAVMEGGLYNQNLQAVPPTGSISYINHSTSSIHPIVSKIEIRKEGKIGRVYYPAAFMTNDNLEYYQDAYEIGPEKIIDTYAAATQHVDQGLSLTLFFRDTATTRDINRAQIYAWKKGIKTIYYIRLRQMALEGTQVQGCVSCAL from the coding sequence TTGGACACGCCAGACACAAGCCTGATCCGGGAACGCGAGGCAGAGGCGGTGCAGGGCGCACCGGAGCCGGTGGCAATGACCGCCGGAAAGCCTGCCAAGTCTTCGGACGGGCTGGACTACCATGCGCTCAACGCCATGCTGAATCTCTATGATGAGGACGGTAAAATTCAGCTCGACTGCGACCGCCAGGCCGCACGGCAATATTTCCTCCAGCATGTGAACCAGAATACGGTCTTCTTCCATAACCTCAGGGAGAAGCTCGATTATCTGGTGGCGGAAGGCTATTACGAACAGACGGTGCTGGATCAATATTCCTTCAATTTCGTGCGCGATCTTTTCGATGAAGCCTATGCGAGGAAATTCCGCTTTCCGACCTTTCTCGGCGCCTTCAAATATTACACCAGCTACACGCTGAAAACCTTCGATGGAAAGCGTTATCTGGAGCGTTATGAGGATCGTGTCTGCATGGTGGCGCTGACGCTTGCGCGCGGTGACGAGCAGCTTGCGCGCGACCTTGTGGAAGAGATTATTTCAGGGCGCTACCAGCCCGCGACGCCCACTTTCCTCAATGCCGGCAAGAAGCAGCGCGGCGAACTGGTATCCTGTTTTCTGCTGCGTGTTGAAGACAATATGGAATCCATCGGACGGTCCATCAATTCCGCGCTGCAATTGTCGAAGCGCGGTGGCGGCGTGGCGCTCTGCCTCACCAATCTTCGGGAAGCCGGTGCGCCGATCAAGCAGATCGAGAACCAGTCTTCCGGCATTATTCCGGTGATGAAATTGCTGGAGGATTCCTTTTCCTATGCCAACCAGCTTGGCGCACGGCAGGGGGCTGGCGCGGTCTACCTCCATGCGCATCACCCGGATATCATGCGTTTTCTCGATACCAAACGCGAAAATGCGGATGAAAAGATCCGCATCAAGACCCTTTCACTTGGCGTTGTCATTCCCGACATTACTTTCGAGCTCGCCCGCAACAACGAGGATATGTATCTCTTTTCACCTTACGATGTGCAGCGGGTTTACGGTGTTCCGCTGACCGAAATTTCGGTGACGGAAAAGTATCGTGAGATGGTCAATGATGCGCAGATTGCCAAAAAGAAGATCAATGCGCGCGAATTCTTTCAGGTTCTGGCCGAAATTCAGTTTGAATCCGGTTATCCTTACATCATGTTCGAGGATACGGTGAACCGCGCCAACCCGATCGATGGGCGCATCACCATGAGCAATCTCTGTTCGGAAATTCTTCAGGTGAGCGAGGCGAGCCTCTTCCATGAAGACCTTTCCTATGAGTATCTCGGCAAGGATATTTCGTGCAATCTGGGTTCGCTGAACATTGCCGCCGCGATGGATGCGCCTGATTTCGGCAAGACCATTGAAACATCCATTCGCGCCCTGACGGCTGTCAGCGACATGAGCCATATTGGTTGCGTGCCATCGGTTGCGCGCGGCAATGCTGAAAGCCACGCCATTGGCCTTGGCCAGATGAACCTGCATGGCTATCTTGCCCGCGAGCGGATTTTCTACGGTTCCGAAGAAGGCGTCGATTTCACGAATATCTATTTCTATACCGTGGCTTACCATGCGGTGCGCGCTTCAAACCGCATTGCGGTCGAAACCGGAAAATCCTTCAAGGGATTTGAAAAATCCAAATATGCCTCGGGTGAATATTTCGACAAATATACAGATCAGGCATGGGCTCCGGCCACGGAAAAGGTGCGCCGGATATTCGAGGATGCCGGCATTGCGATCCCGACCCAGGATGACTGGTGCGCGTTGAAAAAGGCTGTGATGGAAGGCGGGCTTTATAACCAGAACCTTCAGGCTGTGCCGCCGACCGGATCGATCTCCTACATCAATCATTCGACCTCCTCAATCCACCCCATCGTGTCGAAGATCGAAATCCGCAAGGAGGGCAAGATCGGCCGTGTCTATTACCCGGCGGCCTTCATGACCAACGATAATCTTGAATATTATCAGGATGCCTATGAGATTGGGCCGGAGAAGATCATCGACACCTATGCGGCGGCAACCCAGCATGTCGATCAGGGTCTGTCGCTGACCCTGTTCTTCCGCGATACCGCAACCACCCGCGATATCAACCGCGCCCAGATCTATGCGTGGAAAAAAGGCATCAAGACCATCTACTACATTCGCCTGCGCCAGATGGCGCTTGAAGGAACGCAGGTGCAAGGCTGCGTTTCCTGCGCGCTGTGA
- the nrdI gene encoding class Ib ribonucleoside-diphosphate reductase assembly flavoprotein NrdI: protein MSLIVYFSSRSGNTHRFVERLGVRSSRIPLEASGALQVREPFVLVTPTYGGGSTKGAVPNPVIRFLNDADNRALIRGVIAAGNSNFGEAFCIAGNIISAKCGVPYLYRFELLGTAEDVGNVRNGMEQFWTRQTQA from the coding sequence ATGAGCCTGATCGTCTATTTTTCCAGCCGTTCCGGCAATACGCACCGCTTTGTCGAGCGGCTGGGGGTGCGCTCAAGCCGCATTCCGCTTGAGGCTTCAGGCGCGTTGCAGGTGCGTGAACCTTTCGTGCTGGTCACACCGACCTATGGCGGCGGCAGCACGAAAGGCGCGGTGCCGAATCCGGTGATCCGCTTTCTTAATGATGCAGATAATCGAGCTCTGATCCGCGGTGTGATCGCGGCAGGCAACAGCAATTTCGGCGAGGCTTTCTGCATCGCCGGCAACATTATTTCCGCCAAATGCGGGGTTCCCTATCTTTACCGCTTTGAACTTCTGGGAACCGCCGAGGACGTTGGCAATGTCAGAAACGGGATGGAACAATTTTGGACACGCCAGACACAAGCCTGA
- the nrdH gene encoding glutaredoxin-like protein NrdH gives MNVTVYSKPACVQCTATTRALDRQGIDYKVIDISADANAFDLVQGMGYRQVPVVVAGENHWAGFRPDMISSLA, from the coding sequence ATGAACGTCACCGTCTATAGCAAGCCTGCCTGCGTGCAATGCACTGCCACAACGCGCGCACTCGACCGCCAGGGCATCGACTATAAAGTCATCGATATTTCTGCCGATGCCAATGCCTTCGATCTCGTTCAGGGCATGGGCTATCGCCAGGTGCCGGTGGTGGTTGCCGGTGAAAATCATTGGGCGGGTTTTCGGCCGGATATGATCAGTTCGCTGGCCTGA
- a CDS encoding Gfo/Idh/MocA family protein, with translation MRLLILGTGGMAENHAEAFKAIEGVEVVAACDVSAVRVDAFSENHDIHNRFTRLEDALAWNRFDAVANVTPDAVHHPTTLALVGAGKHVFCEKPLAESYEKAAEMADAAQQAGVVNMVNLTYRNVAPLQKAREMVMAGEIGQVRHFEASYLQSWLVSKAWGDWKTESKWLWRLSTRHGSNGVLGDVGIHILDFATYAIGSDVERASAHLKTFEKAENNHIGEYVLDANDSFVMMAEYANGALGVIHASRWATGHLNELRLRIHGDKGALEILHTPTGSSLRGSIGEDIETPVWRDIDAGTVETNYQRFARAVADGTELEPSFRHAANLQRVLDHAMHVDKPLPEVATG, from the coding sequence ATGCGTCTTCTTATTCTTGGAACGGGCGGCATGGCGGAAAACCATGCGGAAGCCTTCAAGGCCATCGAGGGCGTGGAGGTTGTGGCGGCTTGCGACGTTTCGGCGGTGCGTGTCGATGCTTTTTCGGAAAACCACGACATTCACAACCGCTTCACACGGCTTGAGGATGCGCTGGCGTGGAACCGCTTCGATGCCGTTGCCAATGTGACGCCGGATGCGGTCCACCATCCCACCACGCTCGCGCTGGTTGGCGCGGGCAAGCATGTCTTCTGTGAGAAGCCGCTGGCTGAAAGCTATGAGAAAGCCGCCGAAATGGCGGATGCGGCCCAGCAGGCGGGCGTGGTCAATATGGTCAACCTCACCTATCGCAATGTCGCGCCCTTGCAGAAGGCGCGCGAGATGGTGATGGCGGGCGAGATCGGCCAGGTGCGCCACTTCGAGGCATCCTATCTGCAAAGCTGGCTGGTGTCGAAGGCGTGGGGCGACTGGAAGACGGAGAGCAAATGGCTTTGGCGGCTTTCCACCCGGCACGGGTCCAACGGCGTTCTGGGCGATGTGGGCATTCATATTCTCGACTTCGCAACCTATGCCATCGGCAGCGATGTGGAACGGGCTTCAGCACATCTCAAGACCTTCGAGAAGGCAGAGAACAACCATATCGGTGAATATGTGCTGGATGCCAACGACAGTTTCGTCATGATGGCGGAATATGCCAATGGGGCGCTTGGCGTCATCCATGCAAGCCGGTGGGCGACGGGACACCTGAATGAATTGCGCCTGCGCATCCATGGCGACAAGGGCGCGCTTGAAATCCTGCACACGCCCACCGGGTCGAGCCTGCGCGGTTCCATCGGAGAGGACATCGAAACGCCGGTCTGGCGCGATATCGATGCAGGCACGGTAGAGACGAACTATCAGCGGTTTGCCCGTGCGGTCGCTGATGGAACGGAACTGGAGCCAAGCTTCCGCCATGCCGCCAATCTCCAGCGCGTTCTTGACCATGCGATGCATGTGGACAAGCCATTGCCGGAAGTGGCGACCGGCTGA
- a CDS encoding ThuA domain-containing protein, giving the protein MPIRTIVWGENIHEQINETVRSIYPEGMHNTIAGALNEDGAIEATTATLQEPEHGLLTERLAQTDVLVWWGHKDHGGVSDDVVERVARRVFEGMGLIVLHSGHFSKIFKRLMGTPCALKWREAGERERVWVVNRGHPIAQGLEETFVLENEEMYGEQFSVPEPLETVFISWFAGGEVFRSGMTWRRGAGNVFYFRPGHETYPTYHDANVRTVLRNAVKWAYNPQPAWTGIHTAPNVPVEKALEPVVERGPKLHKAGEAGYR; this is encoded by the coding sequence ATGCCTATTCGTACCATCGTCTGGGGTGAAAACATCCACGAACAGATCAATGAAACCGTGCGCTCAATCTATCCCGAAGGTATGCATAACACCATTGCCGGGGCGCTGAACGAGGATGGCGCCATTGAGGCGACCACGGCCACACTTCAGGAGCCCGAACACGGGCTACTGACAGAACGCCTCGCCCAAACGGACGTACTGGTCTGGTGGGGCCACAAGGATCATGGCGGGGTCAGCGATGACGTCGTGGAGCGCGTGGCGCGGCGTGTGTTCGAGGGAATGGGCCTGATTGTGCTTCATTCGGGTCATTTCTCCAAAATCTTCAAGCGCTTGATGGGCACGCCTTGCGCACTCAAATGGCGTGAGGCGGGCGAGCGCGAGCGCGTCTGGGTTGTCAATCGCGGCCATCCGATCGCGCAGGGGCTGGAGGAGACTTTCGTGCTCGAAAACGAGGAAATGTATGGCGAACAGTTCTCCGTCCCCGAACCGCTCGAAACCGTTTTCATCTCATGGTTTGCAGGCGGGGAGGTGTTTCGCTCCGGCATGACCTGGCGGCGCGGCGCGGGCAATGTGTTCTATTTCCGGCCCGGCCATGAGACTTACCCGACCTATCACGATGCGAATGTGCGCACGGTTCTGCGCAATGCGGTTAAATGGGCCTATAATCCGCAACCGGCCTGGACGGGCATTCACACCGCGCCGAACGTTCCCGTCGAAAAGGCGCTGGAGCCGGTCGTGGAGCGCGGGCCAAAATTGCACAAGGCCGGTGAAGCCGGTTATCGCTGA